In Sporosarcina sp. PTS2304, a genomic segment contains:
- a CDS encoding succinate CoA transferase, translated as MSNELNKVLRCEALKDKIVTAEEAASWIEDGMSLGLSGFTLSGDAKAVPLALAERGKNEKFKVNVFTGASLGPNVDELMAEADLINLRVPYQGNATMRGKINSGDSFYIDQHLSHTAEWIRQGVIGPIDYAIIEAAAITEDGQIIPTGSVGNSPIFVQEAKHVIIELNVNAPAEFEGLHDVYIPEYQGERTEIPVYKVTDKIGTPGIKVDPEKVRGIVLTEQGDIPSPIVPPDEETQEIANHLLNFFRDEIKLGRMDESLMPLQSGVGSVANAVLDGMRTSEFKDIEVYSEVLQDAIFDLIDDGVVKFASATSLTLSKKRLDNLKEDISKYRDKLVFRPQEVSNHPEVIRRLGIISFNTALELDIYGNVNSTHVSGTRMMNGIGGSGDFARNARIAIFVTKSHAKGGDVSSIVPFCSHVDHTEHDVDVIVTEQGYADLRGLAPRQKAEKLIEVCAHPDFKDELRDYYNRAVEQVGGQTPHILEEALSWHVNLAKNKTMHKEAVKK; from the coding sequence GTGTCAAACGAATTAAACAAAGTCCTTCGTTGTGAAGCACTAAAAGATAAGATTGTTACAGCTGAAGAAGCAGCATCTTGGATTGAGGATGGAATGTCTTTAGGTCTAAGTGGCTTTACTTTATCCGGAGATGCGAAAGCGGTTCCATTGGCATTAGCTGAAAGAGGGAAAAACGAAAAATTCAAAGTAAACGTTTTCACTGGGGCCTCTCTCGGACCAAATGTTGATGAATTGATGGCAGAAGCTGATTTGATTAATTTACGTGTTCCGTATCAAGGCAACGCAACTATGCGCGGCAAGATCAATTCAGGTGATTCATTCTACATCGATCAGCATCTATCTCATACTGCTGAGTGGATTCGTCAAGGCGTTATCGGGCCGATCGACTATGCGATTATTGAAGCAGCTGCTATTACGGAGGACGGTCAAATTATACCGACTGGTTCAGTAGGTAACTCACCAATTTTCGTTCAGGAAGCTAAGCATGTTATTATCGAGCTGAATGTCAATGCGCCAGCTGAATTCGAAGGGTTGCACGATGTGTATATCCCAGAATACCAAGGCGAGAGAACAGAAATTCCTGTCTACAAAGTGACAGATAAAATCGGTACGCCAGGTATTAAAGTAGATCCTGAAAAAGTACGTGGAATCGTTCTTACGGAACAAGGTGATATTCCTTCCCCTATCGTTCCTCCAGACGAAGAAACACAAGAAATCGCAAATCACTTGTTGAACTTCTTCCGTGACGAGATCAAATTAGGGCGTATGGACGAATCATTAATGCCTCTTCAATCAGGTGTTGGTTCTGTGGCAAACGCAGTTCTTGACGGGATGAGAACATCTGAGTTTAAAGATATCGAAGTATATTCTGAAGTTCTTCAAGATGCAATCTTTGACTTGATCGATGACGGCGTAGTGAAATTCGCTTCTGCTACTTCATTGACACTTTCTAAGAAGCGCTTGGACAACTTAAAAGAAGACATTAGTAAATACCGCGACAAGCTAGTATTCCGTCCGCAAGAGGTTTCTAACCATCCAGAAGTTATCCGTCGTTTGGGCATCATCTCTTTCAACACGGCGCTTGAGCTAGACATCTACGGAAACGTTAACTCTACACATGTTAGCGGTACACGTATGATGAACGGTATCGGTGGATCTGGAGATTTCGCACGTAACGCACGTATCGCAATCTTCGTAACGAAATCACACGCTAAAGGCGGAGACGTATCATCTATCGTTCCTTTCTGCTCTCACGTGGACCACACGGAGCATGATGTGGATGTTATCGTTACAGAACAAGGCTATGCTGACCTTCGCGGCTTGGCTCCAAGACAAAAAGCTGAGAAGTTGATTGAAGTATGTGCTCACCCGGATTTCAAAGACGAGCTACGCGACTACTACAACAGAGCAGTTGAACAAGTGGGCGGACAAACTCCACACATCTTGGAAGAGGCTCTATCTTGGCACGTAAATCTTGCAAAAAACAAAACAATGCATAAAGAAGCAGTTAAGAAGTAA
- the narH gene encoding nitrate reductase subunit beta, which produces MKIKAQVAMVMNLDKCIGCHTCSVTCKTTWTNREGAEYMWFNNVETKPGIGYPKRWEDQELYKGGWQLRKGKLELKSGSKLSKIALGKIFYNPDMPEMKDYYEPWTYDYEKLTSAPDREHTPVARAKSVVTGEYMDPEWGPNWEDQLAGAHVTGPLDPNIEKIEEEIKFNFEQAFMMYLPRLCEHCLNPSCVASCPSGAIYKRDEDGIVLVDQEACRGWRYCMTGCPYKKVYFNWKTNKAEKCTFCFPRVESGLPTVCSETCTGRIRYLGVLLYDADRVQEAASTPDPKDLYEAQLDLFLDPNDPEIIEQAIQDGISEDWIQAAQNSPVYKLAIEYKLAFPLHPEYRTLPMVWYVPPLSPIMNYFEGKDSIKNPDMIFPAIEEMRIPLQYLANMLTAGDVETVKGGLQRMAMMRSYMRAVSSGKEFDETKLERVGLTAKQTKQMYRLLAIAKYEDRFVIPTSHKEGQMNVYRSQGSAGYDGMGTYGEQAPATNPYSFSVMGSDGGCDGCGPASPGAPVKTGKEIYEENFYGGIWRD; this is translated from the coding sequence TTGAAAATTAAAGCGCAAGTTGCAATGGTGATGAACTTAGACAAGTGTATTGGGTGTCATACGTGTAGTGTGACGTGTAAAACGACATGGACGAATCGTGAAGGTGCCGAATATATGTGGTTTAACAATGTAGAGACGAAACCAGGAATCGGTTATCCGAAACGATGGGAAGACCAAGAGCTGTATAAGGGCGGTTGGCAATTACGCAAAGGGAAGCTCGAACTGAAATCCGGTTCGAAGCTTTCCAAAATCGCACTCGGTAAAATCTTCTACAACCCGGATATGCCGGAAATGAAAGATTATTACGAGCCATGGACTTATGACTATGAAAAGCTGACATCCGCACCAGACCGCGAGCATACACCGGTCGCGCGCGCGAAGTCTGTCGTCACGGGCGAGTATATGGATCCGGAATGGGGTCCGAACTGGGAAGACCAATTGGCAGGCGCTCATGTGACGGGTCCATTAGATCCGAACATCGAAAAAATTGAAGAAGAAATCAAGTTCAACTTCGAGCAAGCGTTCATGATGTACTTGCCGAGACTATGTGAACACTGCTTGAACCCGAGCTGTGTAGCCTCTTGTCCTTCAGGCGCGATCTATAAGCGTGATGAAGATGGAATTGTTTTAGTCGACCAAGAAGCTTGCCGCGGCTGGCGTTACTGTATGACGGGTTGTCCGTACAAAAAAGTGTACTTCAACTGGAAAACGAATAAAGCGGAAAAATGTACATTCTGTTTCCCGCGTGTGGAATCTGGCTTGCCGACGGTTTGTTCAGAAACATGTACAGGACGTATTCGTTATCTAGGCGTCTTATTATATGATGCAGACCGCGTACAAGAAGCGGCATCTACACCAGATCCGAAAGATTTATATGAAGCACAACTGGACTTGTTCCTAGACCCGAATGATCCTGAAATTATTGAACAAGCGATTCAAGACGGAATCTCTGAAGACTGGATTCAAGCGGCACAAAACTCGCCGGTTTATAAGTTGGCGATCGAGTATAAGCTTGCATTCCCGTTACACCCGGAATATCGTACATTGCCGATGGTTTGGTATGTGCCACCACTAAGCCCGATCATGAACTACTTTGAAGGAAAAGACTCCATTAAAAATCCGGATATGATTTTCCCGGCGATTGAAGAAATGCGTATTCCGCTTCAGTACTTGGCGAATATGTTAACAGCAGGAGATGTAGAAACGGTTAAAGGAGGTTTGCAGCGTATGGCGATGATGCGCTCTTACATGCGTGCTGTATCTTCCGGTAAAGAGTTCGATGAAACGAAGCTTGAACGTGTAGGCTTAACCGCAAAACAGACGAAGCAAATGTATCGCTTGCTCGCAATTGCTAAGTATGAAGATCGCTTTGTCATTCCGACGTCTCATAAAGAAGGACAGATGAACGTCTATCGTTCGCAAGGTTCTGCCGGATATGACGGTATGGGTACGTACGGCGAACAAGCACCTGCGACAAACCCTTATTCATTCTCTGTCATGGGCTCGGATGGAGGTTGTGACGGTTGTGGACCGGCTTCACCTGGAGCGCCTGTGAAAACAGGAAAAGAAATTTACGAAGAGAATTTCTATGGGGGGATCTGGCGTGATTAA
- a CDS encoding flavodoxin, which translates to MSFLIAYASWSGNTEEVAELIAENLSREGVAVDTHRIGIGALPDVHEYDAFCIGSFTWEKGATPDEVKDFVADIGYKPETVYVFGTGDTQFGGDELFCKAAEKLARFYDSPFEPLKVEQSPRGKQEQIVTNWTKGVLDHWRHLQE; encoded by the coding sequence GTGTCATTCTTAATCGCCTACGCTTCGTGGAGCGGCAACACCGAAGAAGTAGCGGAGTTGATTGCTGAAAATTTAAGCCGGGAAGGGGTCGCTGTCGATACGCATCGTATTGGCATAGGCGCCTTACCCGATGTACATGAATATGACGCGTTTTGCATTGGTTCCTTTACATGGGAAAAAGGAGCCACACCTGACGAAGTGAAAGATTTCGTGGCGGATATCGGGTATAAACCTGAAACGGTCTATGTTTTCGGTACAGGAGACACGCAATTCGGCGGCGATGAATTATTTTGTAAAGCGGCCGAAAAATTGGCACGCTTCTATGATTCACCGTTTGAACCGCTGAAAGTCGAACAAAGCCCACGCGGCAAACAAGAGCAAATCGTAACGAATTGGACGAAAGGAGTGCTCGACCATTGGCGACACTTACAAGAGTAA
- a CDS encoding nitrate reductase subunit alpha has product MKKRFGLNYFKPVESYSGNWSVLEEKSRDWENMYRQRWSHDKVVRTTHGVNCTGSCSWKVFVKNGIITWENQQIDYPSCGPDMPEFEPRGCPRGASFSWYEYSPLRVKYPYIRGKLWRMWNEALQETKDPVKAWTSIVEDPVKTSEYKKARGKGGHVRIHWRDATMLIAAQLIYTIQKYGPDRIAGFTPIPAMSMVSYASGARMISLLGGEMLSFYDWYADLPPSSPQIWGEQTDVPESSDWFNAGYIIMWGSNVPLTRTPDAHFMTEVRYKGTKVVSVAPDYAESVTHADDWIAANPGTDAAVAQAMTHVILDEFYEKRKEPTFLNYAKQYTDMPFLIVLDPHEDSYKAGRFLRASDFGQQSEHAEWKPMLLDEATGEIIVPNGTMGQRWEEDVKWNLLLDNEDGTRVEPALSIEKHGAEWQEIYFPYFDNRGNGTFKRPIPAKKVQFADGTERLVATTYDVMLSQYGVNRIDSELEASGYDDATSIYTPAWQEAITNVKPELVTQIAMEFAQNAIDTGGRSMIIMGAGINHWFNSDTIYRAILNLVTLTASQGVNGGGWAHYVGQEKCRPIEGWSTIAFAKDWQGPPRLQNATSFFYFATDQWKYEEAGADTLMSPLGGEARYQHPADYNVLAARLGWLPSYPQFNKNSLLLVEEAARLGKTAPKEVVSHVVDQLKSGELQFAAQDPGAPENFPRSLFVWRSNLISSSAKGQEYFMKHLLGASSGLLATPNEDMKPEEMIWRDEVEGKLDLLVALDFRMTATPLYADLVLPAATWYEKVDLSSTDMHPFVHPFNPAVNPLWESRSDWDIYRTIAETFSELAKIHLPGVYKDLVTSPLAHDSIQEIAQPYGEVHDWSKGEVEAIPGKTMPGMTIVERDYTKIYDKYITLGPLLSTGKTGAHGVSFSVAEEYEMMKGINGVYEDDTVKDGLPKLFTAKHAAEAMLTLSSATNGRVSQRAFEAAEQDTGVELKDISADRAAERFTFANITAQPREVIPTPVFSGSNKLGRRYSPFTTNIERLVPFRTLTGRQHFYVDHELFLGFGEALPVYKPTLPPFVFADRDAEIVGGQDALVLRYLTPHGKWNIHSTYQDNQHMLTLFRGGPTVWLSNLDAEEHGIDDNDWLEVYNRNGVVNARAVVSHRMPKGTMFMYHAQDKHIQMPGSEITEQRGGSHNAPTRIHMKPTQMVGGYAQLSYGFNYYGPIGNQRDVYVAVRKMKEVNWLEN; this is encoded by the coding sequence ATGAAAAAGCGATTCGGATTGAATTATTTTAAGCCTGTTGAGAGCTATTCGGGAAATTGGTCGGTGCTAGAAGAGAAAAGCCGTGATTGGGAAAATATGTACCGCCAGCGTTGGTCACATGACAAAGTAGTGCGTACCACACACGGTGTTAACTGTACGGGGTCATGTAGCTGGAAAGTATTCGTGAAAAACGGCATCATCACATGGGAAAACCAGCAAATCGATTATCCTTCCTGTGGGCCGGATATGCCAGAGTTCGAACCGCGTGGCTGTCCGCGTGGGGCGTCATTTTCTTGGTATGAATACAGCCCGCTGCGCGTGAAGTATCCTTATATAAGAGGAAAGCTGTGGCGCATGTGGAATGAAGCACTGCAAGAGACGAAAGATCCCGTCAAAGCGTGGACTTCGATTGTAGAAGATCCAGTAAAGACGAGCGAATACAAGAAAGCACGCGGAAAAGGTGGACATGTTCGTATCCATTGGCGTGATGCGACGATGCTCATTGCGGCACAATTGATTTATACGATTCAGAAATATGGTCCAGACCGCATTGCAGGATTCACACCGATTCCGGCGATGTCGATGGTCAGTTACGCATCAGGCGCACGCATGATTTCATTGCTTGGTGGAGAAATGCTAAGTTTCTACGATTGGTATGCGGATTTACCGCCATCCTCACCACAAATTTGGGGAGAGCAGACGGATGTGCCTGAGTCGAGTGACTGGTTTAACGCAGGATACATCATTATGTGGGGTTCCAACGTTCCGTTAACGCGGACGCCGGATGCACACTTTATGACGGAAGTTCGCTACAAAGGAACGAAAGTCGTTTCTGTGGCACCGGATTATGCGGAAAGTGTGACACATGCGGATGATTGGATCGCAGCGAATCCAGGAACGGATGCAGCAGTCGCGCAGGCGATGACACATGTTATTTTGGATGAATTCTATGAAAAGCGTAAAGAACCAACGTTTTTGAACTATGCAAAACAATATACGGATATGCCGTTTTTAATCGTGCTCGATCCTCACGAAGATTCGTACAAAGCGGGACGTTTCTTGCGAGCGAGCGATTTCGGTCAACAGTCTGAACATGCTGAGTGGAAACCGATGCTATTAGATGAAGCAACAGGTGAAATCATTGTGCCGAACGGGACGATGGGGCAGCGTTGGGAAGAAGACGTTAAATGGAATCTTCTATTAGACAATGAAGATGGAACACGTGTAGAACCTGCATTGTCCATTGAAAAGCATGGGGCGGAATGGCAAGAAATCTATTTCCCATACTTTGATAACAGAGGAAATGGTACGTTCAAACGTCCAATTCCAGCGAAGAAAGTTCAATTTGCGGACGGTACAGAACGTCTAGTGGCGACAACGTATGATGTCATGTTGAGTCAATACGGTGTGAATAGAATCGATAGTGAACTAGAAGCGTCCGGCTATGATGACGCAACGTCCATTTACACACCAGCTTGGCAAGAAGCGATTACGAATGTGAAGCCGGAGCTTGTCACACAAATCGCTATGGAGTTTGCGCAGAACGCGATTGATACAGGCGGCCGTTCGATGATTATTATGGGCGCAGGGATCAATCACTGGTTCAACAGTGACACGATTTACCGTGCAATCTTGAACTTAGTAACATTGACAGCTTCTCAAGGAGTGAACGGCGGCGGTTGGGCACATTATGTCGGTCAGGAAAAATGTCGTCCGATTGAAGGTTGGAGTACGATTGCCTTTGCGAAAGACTGGCAAGGTCCTCCACGTTTGCAAAACGCGACGTCATTTTTCTACTTCGCAACTGATCAATGGAAGTACGAAGAAGCGGGCGCCGATACGCTTATGTCCCCGCTCGGAGGCGAAGCGAGATACCAGCACCCGGCAGACTATAACGTACTCGCTGCACGACTCGGCTGGTTGCCATCGTATCCGCAGTTCAATAAAAACAGTCTGCTGCTCGTTGAAGAAGCAGCGAGACTCGGCAAAACGGCACCGAAAGAAGTCGTCAGTCATGTAGTGGATCAGCTGAAATCAGGTGAACTACAATTTGCGGCACAAGACCCGGGAGCACCTGAAAACTTCCCGCGTTCGCTATTCGTTTGGCGTTCGAACTTGATCTCAAGCTCTGCAAAAGGGCAAGAATATTTTATGAAGCATTTACTCGGCGCATCGAGTGGATTACTCGCCACACCGAACGAAGACATGAAGCCGGAAGAAATGATTTGGCGTGATGAAGTAGAAGGGAAACTGGATCTCCTTGTCGCACTTGATTTCCGTATGACTGCAACACCGTTGTACGCAGACCTTGTATTACCAGCTGCGACTTGGTATGAAAAAGTGGACCTATCTTCTACAGATATGCACCCATTCGTTCACCCGTTCAATCCGGCGGTCAATCCGTTATGGGAATCTCGTTCGGACTGGGATATTTATCGCACGATTGCAGAAACATTCTCGGAACTTGCGAAAATTCATTTGCCTGGTGTCTATAAAGATTTAGTCACATCGCCGCTTGCGCATGACTCCATTCAAGAAATTGCACAGCCGTATGGGGAAGTGCATGATTGGAGCAAAGGTGAGGTAGAAGCGATTCCAGGGAAGACGATGCCTGGCATGACGATTGTCGAACGGGATTATACGAAAATTTACGATAAGTACATTACACTCGGACCTTTGCTTTCAACAGGCAAGACGGGTGCACACGGTGTCAGCTTCTCGGTCGCTGAAGAGTACGAGATGATGAAGGGCATTAATGGCGTGTACGAAGACGATACGGTGAAAGACGGATTGCCGAAACTGTTCACAGCGAAGCATGCGGCGGAAGCGATGCTCACACTGTCCTCTGCAACGAACGGGCGCGTCTCACAACGGGCATTTGAAGCAGCCGAGCAGGATACGGGCGTGGAGTTGAAAGATATTTCAGCAGACCGTGCAGCGGAGCGTTTCACATTTGCGAACATTACCGCTCAACCGCGTGAAGTCATCCCGACACCGGTATTCAGTGGTTCCAATAAATTAGGACGTCGCTACTCACCGTTCACAACGAACATCGAACGACTCGTACCTTTTAGAACATTAACCGGCCGACAGCACTTCTACGTCGATCATGAGTTATTCCTTGGATTTGGCGAAGCGTTACCGGTTTATAAGCCGACATTGCCGCCATTCGTTTTTGCGGATCGTGACGCAGAAATCGTCGGCGGTCAAGATGCACTCGTCTTACGTTATTTAACACCGCACGGTAAATGGAATATTCACTCCACGTATCAAGACAATCAGCATATGCTGACATTATTCCGTGGAGGTCCGACGGTGTGGCTGTCGAATCTGGATGCAGAAGAACATGGCATTGATGATAATGATTGGCTCGAAGTATATAACCGTAACGGGGTCGTCAATGCGAGAGCTGTTGTCAGTCATCGCATGCCTAAAGGAACGATGTTTATGTACCACGCACAAGACAAGCACATTCAAATGCCGGGCTCGGAAATTACCGAACAACGCGGAGGCAGTCATAATGCGCCGACACGTATTCACATGAAGCCGACTCAAATGGTAGGCGGCTATGCACAGCTCAGTTATGGATTCAACTACTATGGACCGATCGGTAACCAACGTGATGTGTACGTCGCGGTTCGTAAGATGAAGGAGGTCAACTGGCTTGAAAATTAA
- a CDS encoding ribonucleotide-diphosphate reductase subunit beta codes for MATLTRVKVLNPANPNKATAIFGGEASGILNWNDIAHPHFYTLRQRIRSLFWTANEVDMTQDVKQFSRLTKEEQVAFLKIIGLLATLDGPQTVIAMKIADFTTDPSVKSIMATIADQESEHNHSYAYVLSSVTNLDKQMESFEMGRTDDVLMKRNERIVDVYNEFAENPTIETVLKAMVYTTLLEGLFFYSGFAFFYNLARHQKMVGTSTMISYINRDELQHGKAISDIFRAALAENPEYNTDAFTEWIYDQFRHSVEQEIIWSRYVLGDIDGLDLDEMEGYIKYRANKMLRMLGLSEIYPEFTDNPMKWIRAYVDNFDDTKTDFFEQTSRQYVKTSDLNGFDDL; via the coding sequence TTGGCGACACTTACAAGAGTAAAAGTATTGAATCCGGCAAATCCGAATAAAGCGACTGCTATTTTCGGCGGGGAAGCAAGCGGAATCCTTAATTGGAACGACATCGCGCACCCCCATTTCTACACATTGCGTCAGCGCATCCGTTCCCTTTTCTGGACGGCAAATGAAGTGGACATGACACAGGACGTCAAGCAGTTTTCACGTCTTACAAAGGAAGAACAAGTCGCTTTCTTGAAAATCATTGGCTTATTGGCAACATTGGACGGACCGCAAACCGTCATTGCGATGAAGATTGCAGACTTCACAACCGATCCTTCCGTCAAGTCGATTATGGCGACAATTGCCGATCAGGAAAGTGAACACAATCATAGCTACGCCTACGTGTTGTCATCTGTTACGAATCTTGATAAACAGATGGAATCATTTGAAATGGGGCGCACCGACGATGTTTTAATGAAGCGTAACGAGCGAATTGTTGACGTGTACAACGAGTTCGCAGAGAATCCGACGATTGAAACGGTGCTGAAGGCGATGGTGTATACGACGCTACTGGAAGGACTGTTCTTCTATAGCGGTTTTGCATTTTTCTACAACTTGGCACGCCACCAAAAGATGGTCGGAACGTCTACTATGATTTCCTATATTAACCGCGATGAACTTCAACACGGCAAAGCGATCAGCGACATTTTCCGCGCAGCCTTGGCAGAGAACCCGGAATACAACACCGACGCATTCACGGAATGGATCTATGACCAGTTCCGCCACTCCGTAGAGCAAGAAATCATCTGGAGCCGCTATGTCCTAGGCGATATCGATGGTCTCGACTTAGATGAAATGGAAGGCTATATTAAATACCGCGCAAATAAAATGTTGCGCATGCTAGGCTTGAGTGAGATTTATCCAGAGTTCACCGACAACCCGATGAAGTGGATCCGCGCATACGTTGATAATTTCGACGACACGAAAACAGACTTCTTCGAGCAAACGAGCCGTCAGTACGTGAAAACAAGTGATTTGAATGGTTTTGATGATTTGTAA
- a CDS encoding ribonucleoside-diphosphate reductase subunit alpha produces the protein MQMAIIHETAGLELVMENLQEEFGKQKIEPLVEASERYISRHPNSTATEWTNAMVLDSLSRIDEANAYWTFVAARIYLFDVYAKQKALRGADMYTDFAKNVERLVEQGLYTPVLMEKYSEAELREIGQLIDPTRDLLFTYIGLKTLVDRYVTVNFSKQPVELPQERWLIIAMTLMQDETEDRIHKIGEAYWAMSNLYMTVATPTLSNAGKMHGQLSSCFIDTVDDSLQGIYNSNTDIANLSKFGGGIGVYMGKVRSRGSSIRGFEGASSGVLPWIKQLNNTAVSVDQLGQRQGAVAVYLDVWHKDIFTFLDLKLNNGDDRLRAHDIFTGVCLPDLFMEKVEAREDWHLFDPHEVRTKMGYSLEDFYDEKKGQGSFREKYEECVRNPELSRETVSAIEIMKRVLRSQLETGTPFMFYRDEVNRTNPNKHEGIIYSSNLCTEITQNQSATTFESVSLEDDLVVTRTKPGDFVVCNLSSINLGRAVTADVLDRLIAIQVRMLDNVIDQNKIPVVQAQRTNARYRGIGLGTFGWHHLLALKNIQWESQEAVDFADELYENIAYLTIKASMELSKEKGAYPLFDGSDWQTGEYFEQREYDSNRWRELRMDVAINGMRNGYLLAVAPNSSTSVIAGSTASIDPVFKPFYHEEKKDYKLPVIAPDLDHNTYDVYRRSAYIVDQRWSIKQNAARQHHIDQSISFNIYVPNSIRASVLLDLHMQVWKSGMKTTYYMRSTASEIEECEWCHS, from the coding sequence ATGCAAATGGCGATTATACACGAAACAGCAGGATTGGAATTAGTAATGGAAAATCTGCAAGAGGAGTTCGGAAAGCAGAAAATCGAACCGTTAGTGGAAGCGAGCGAGCGTTATATAAGCCGTCATCCGAATAGCACGGCGACTGAGTGGACGAATGCGATGGTGCTAGATTCGTTGAGCAGAATTGATGAAGCGAATGCGTATTGGACGTTTGTGGCTGCACGTATTTATTTATTTGACGTCTATGCGAAGCAGAAAGCATTGCGTGGAGCGGATATGTATACCGATTTTGCGAAAAATGTAGAACGGTTGGTGGAACAGGGGTTGTATACACCTGTGTTGATGGAGAAATATAGCGAAGCGGAATTAAGAGAGATCGGTCAGTTAATCGATCCTACCCGCGACTTATTGTTTACGTATATCGGGTTGAAGACATTAGTGGATCGCTACGTGACGGTGAATTTCTCGAAACAGCCGGTAGAACTGCCGCAGGAGCGTTGGCTGATCATTGCGATGACGCTGATGCAAGATGAAACGGAAGATCGCATCCACAAAATTGGGGAAGCGTATTGGGCGATGAGCAACCTCTACATGACCGTAGCGACACCGACGTTATCGAATGCTGGGAAAATGCATGGACAACTATCCAGCTGCTTCATCGATACGGTTGATGATTCATTGCAGGGGATTTACAACAGCAACACAGATATTGCGAACTTGTCGAAATTCGGCGGCGGTATCGGTGTGTATATGGGGAAAGTCCGTTCCCGCGGTTCGTCCATCCGTGGTTTTGAAGGAGCGTCTAGCGGAGTTTTGCCTTGGATTAAACAATTAAACAATACAGCGGTCAGTGTCGATCAGCTCGGTCAGCGACAAGGGGCTGTAGCGGTGTACTTGGACGTTTGGCATAAGGACATTTTCACATTCCTCGATTTGAAGTTAAATAACGGGGACGATCGATTACGTGCGCATGATATTTTCACGGGCGTCTGCTTACCGGACCTATTCATGGAGAAAGTCGAAGCGCGTGAAGACTGGCATTTATTCGATCCACATGAAGTCCGTACGAAGATGGGCTATTCATTGGAAGATTTTTATGATGAGAAAAAAGGACAAGGATCGTTCCGTGAGAAGTACGAAGAATGTGTCCGCAATCCTGAACTTTCGAGAGAGACGGTTTCTGCGATCGAGATTATGAAGCGTGTGTTGCGTAGCCAGTTGGAGACGGGGACGCCGTTCATGTTCTATCGGGACGAAGTGAATCGCACGAACCCGAATAAGCATGAAGGGATTATTTATTCCAGTAATCTATGTACAGAAATTACGCAAAATCAGTCAGCGACTACATTCGAATCGGTTTCATTGGAAGATGATTTGGTCGTGACGCGTACGAAGCCTGGTGATTTTGTAGTCTGTAATTTGTCTTCGATCAACTTAGGACGGGCGGTAACCGCGGATGTGCTGGATCGTTTGATTGCCATTCAAGTGCGTATGTTGGACAACGTCATTGATCAGAATAAAATTCCGGTTGTACAAGCGCAGCGCACGAATGCACGCTACCGGGGAATTGGCCTCGGAACATTTGGCTGGCATCACTTGCTCGCTTTGAAAAATATTCAATGGGAGTCTCAGGAAGCGGTCGACTTCGCGGATGAATTGTATGAAAACATCGCGTACTTAACGATTAAAGCTTCCATGGAATTATCGAAGGAAAAAGGTGCCTACCCGCTATTTGACGGGTCGGATTGGCAAACAGGCGAGTACTTTGAACAGCGTGAATACGATTCAAACAGATGGCGTGAATTGCGTATGGACGTAGCGATTAACGGGATGCGCAACGGGTATTTACTGGCGGTCGCTCCGAATAGTTCGACGTCTGTCATCGCAGGTTCGACAGCTTCGATCGATCCGGTATTCAAGCCGTTCTACCATGAAGAGAAAAAAGATTATAAACTGCCGGTCATTGCGCCGGATTTGGATCATAATACGTATGATGTGTACCGCCGTTCTGCATACATCGTCGATCAACGCTGGTCGATTAAACAAAATGCCGCGCGCCAGCACCATATCGACCAGTCGATTTCATTCAATATATACGTGCCGAACTCCATCCGTGCATCGGTCTTGCTAGATTTGCATATGCAAGTATGGAAATCGGGTATGAAAACGACGTACTATATGCGTTCCACAGCTTCTGAGATCGAGGAGTGCGAGTGGTGTCATTCTTAA